Proteins encoded in a region of the Planctomycetaceae bacterium genome:
- a CDS encoding Gfo/Idh/MocA family oxidoreductase codes for MYKAAVIGCGGRARDHVRAYETIPNAKVVACCAPTPNRRDAFAKDFGIKAYADAAEMLAKEKPDIVHIVTWPNIRVEMMTIVSDANVPLCTVEKPVATAVPDWRALCELQARTKTKFAVCHQTRWNEHLETCRRAVASGRLGKPLHVHLSAGMNIAGQGTHTLNYGLSLVGDPAVTEVFGNAWGWDVHDTGHPAPQATVAQLSLENGIKALWTSGPVSPVCRDPNTTYQHVRGGAYCENGRVEWQQFGKWEIVAGDKTESGLCYVDGAQFGANWIVEQTAFHKAMFAWLETGTPAGTNLKRSLHEWAVVLALYQSALERRPIAMKDFDPPADLVERYKQTLP; via the coding sequence ATGTACAAAGCAGCAGTAATCGGATGCGGCGGCCGCGCCCGCGACCATGTCCGCGCGTACGAAACCATCCCCAACGCCAAGGTCGTCGCCTGCTGCGCCCCCACGCCCAACCGCCGCGATGCCTTCGCGAAAGACTTCGGCATCAAGGCCTACGCCGACGCCGCCGAGATGCTCGCCAAAGAGAAGCCCGATATCGTCCACATCGTCACGTGGCCGAACATCCGCGTCGAGATGATGACCATCGTCTCCGACGCCAACGTGCCGCTATGCACGGTGGAAAAACCCGTCGCCACGGCCGTGCCCGACTGGCGGGCCCTGTGCGAACTCCAGGCCCGGACCAAGACCAAGTTCGCCGTCTGCCACCAGACGCGATGGAACGAGCATCTGGAAACCTGCCGCCGCGCCGTGGCGAGCGGGCGACTGGGCAAGCCGCTGCACGTACACCTCTCTGCCGGGATGAACATCGCCGGCCAGGGCACGCACACGCTCAACTACGGTCTGAGCCTGGTGGGCGACCCTGCCGTGACGGAAGTGTTCGGCAACGCCTGGGGCTGGGACGTACACGACACCGGCCACCCCGCCCCGCAGGCCACCGTCGCCCAGCTCTCGCTGGAGAACGGCATCAAGGCCCTGTGGACCAGCGGGCCGGTCAGCCCCGTCTGCCGCGACCCCAACACCACCTATCAGCACGTGCGCGGCGGAGCGTACTGCGAGAACGGCCGCGTCGAGTGGCAGCAGTTCGGCAAGTGGGAAATCGTCGCCGGCGACAAGACCGAAAGCGGCCTGTGCTACGTCGACGGCGCCCAGTTCGGCGCCAACTGGATCGTCGAGCAGACCGCCTTCCACAAGGCGATGTTCGCCTGGCTCGAGACCGGCACGCCGGCCGGCACGAACCTCAAGCGTTCGCTGCACGAGTGGGCGGTGGTGCTGGCGCTCTACCAAAGCGCCCTGGAACGCCGCCCCATCGCGATGAAAGATTTCGATCCGCCGGCCGATCTGGTCGAGCGATACAAGCAGACGCTGCCTTGA
- a CDS encoding zinc-binding dehydrogenase, protein MKVAAITGPRQCSLVDKPDPRPAGDIVVVKVHAAPMCTEYKAYAAGWGGDCLGHEAAGEVVQVAQPGKVSVGDRVVVMPLSPCGQCPHCLAGQYIHCQSGIDPVALTGSGAGNATYAQYLLKSDWMLLPIPEGMSYDHASMACCGIGPTFGAMQRMNAGAFDTVLITGLGPVGLGGVINAVYCGAKVIAVDTNPYRANLARKLGAAAVVDPSKDDALQQILDLSGGGIDKAVDCSGVPQAQRLMIDALKRRGQACFVGEAGDLTIRISNDMIRKGISLHGQWHWSMADAPLIMKLIADSTDKLNTLITHTFPMSDVGKAWELQLTGQCGKIVLHPW, encoded by the coding sequence ATGAAAGTCGCAGCCATCACCGGTCCCAGGCAGTGCAGCCTGGTTGACAAACCCGATCCCAGGCCCGCCGGCGATATCGTGGTCGTCAAGGTCCACGCGGCCCCCATGTGTACCGAGTACAAGGCTTATGCCGCCGGATGGGGCGGCGACTGCCTCGGCCACGAGGCCGCCGGCGAAGTCGTGCAGGTCGCCCAGCCGGGCAAGGTCAGCGTCGGCGACCGAGTCGTCGTCATGCCCCTCTCGCCCTGCGGCCAGTGCCCGCACTGCCTGGCCGGGCAGTACATCCACTGCCAGAGCGGGATCGACCCGGTGGCCCTGACCGGCTCCGGCGCGGGCAACGCCACGTACGCCCAGTACCTGCTCAAGAGCGACTGGATGCTCCTGCCGATCCCCGAGGGCATGAGCTACGACCACGCGTCGATGGCCTGCTGCGGGATCGGCCCGACGTTCGGCGCTATGCAGCGCATGAACGCCGGCGCCTTCGACACGGTGCTGATCACCGGCCTGGGCCCCGTCGGCCTGGGCGGCGTGATCAACGCCGTCTATTGCGGCGCCAAGGTCATCGCCGTCGACACCAACCCCTATCGCGCCAACCTGGCCAGGAAGCTTGGCGCCGCGGCGGTCGTCGATCCGTCTAAAGATGACGCCCTGCAGCAGATCCTCGACCTCAGCGGCGGCGGGATCGACAAGGCCGTCGACTGCTCCGGCGTTCCGCAGGCCCAGCGCCTGATGATCGACGCCCTCAAACGCCGCGGCCAGGCGTGCTTCGTCGGCGAGGCCGGCGACCTGACCATCCGCATCAGCAACGACATGATCCGCAAGGGCATCAGCCTGCACGGCCAGTGGCACTGGAGCATGGCCGACGCCCCGCTGATCATGAAACTGATCGCCGACAGCACCGACAAGCTCAACACGCTCATCACCCACACCTTCCCGATGTCAGACGTAGGCAAGGCGTGGGAACTGCAGTTGACCGGCCAGTGCGGCAAGATTGTGCTGCACCCCTGGTAA
- a CDS encoding alpha-L-fucosidase, which yields MTDSVLPTPRQLEFHNWELGLFLHFGVRTFNEGHLDWDDKPMSADSFMPTQFDPRQWAAVARQAGMKYAVLTAKHHDGFANWPSKCTEFSVASSPWKNGRGDVIAEYMEAFRAEGLAVGLYYSPAQWTGGKFKADPKAYDDFFLKQVSELMGGQYGQIDLVWFDGCGSDGHQYDWPRLIGEMRRMQPNLLIFNMGDPDMRWIGNEEGFAPLPVWNTLNLQDVPGDPTMRLAGNELRYLPAECDCRLRGYNWFYSDKDEHTVKPLDVLMGMYYCSVGRGCNLLINVGPDRRGLLPDADANRLIEFGAEVRRRFGTPVATLKDFEQTEPNVWSFKINGLVDVDHAIIQEDLAHGQHVKRFRIEFPVPPGIPLYEGQTIGHKAICQFPLVRRNKMIFRVLEADGPVRLRSLELHDSRMKQL from the coding sequence ATGACCGATTCCGTTCTGCCCACGCCGCGTCAGCTTGAGTTCCACAACTGGGAGCTGGGCCTGTTCCTGCACTTCGGAGTGCGGACCTTCAACGAAGGACACCTCGACTGGGACGACAAACCCATGTCGGCCGACAGCTTCATGCCCACGCAGTTCGACCCGCGCCAATGGGCCGCGGTGGCCAGACAGGCCGGCATGAAGTACGCCGTCCTGACGGCCAAGCACCACGACGGCTTCGCCAACTGGCCCTCGAAATGTACCGAGTTTTCCGTCGCCTCCAGCCCGTGGAAGAACGGGCGCGGCGATGTGATCGCCGAGTACATGGAAGCGTTCCGCGCGGAGGGATTGGCCGTGGGCTTGTACTACTCACCCGCGCAGTGGACCGGCGGCAAGTTTAAGGCCGACCCCAAAGCCTACGATGATTTCTTCCTCAAGCAGGTCAGCGAGCTCATGGGCGGGCAGTACGGGCAGATCGACCTGGTGTGGTTCGACGGCTGCGGCAGCGACGGCCACCAGTACGATTGGCCGCGCCTGATCGGCGAGATGCGGCGCATGCAGCCCAATCTGCTGATCTTCAACATGGGCGACCCTGACATGCGCTGGATCGGCAACGAGGAAGGCTTCGCGCCGCTGCCGGTGTGGAACACGCTCAATCTCCAGGACGTCCCCGGCGACCCGACGATGCGCCTTGCGGGCAACGAATTACGCTATCTGCCCGCCGAGTGCGACTGCCGCCTGCGCGGGTACAACTGGTTCTATAGCGACAAGGACGAGCACACCGTCAAGCCCCTGGACGTGCTGATGGGCATGTATTACTGCTCGGTCGGGCGCGGGTGCAACCTGCTGATCAACGTCGGCCCCGACCGCCGCGGCCTGCTGCCCGACGCGGACGCCAACCGCCTGATCGAGTTTGGGGCGGAAGTCCGCCGGCGCTTCGGCACGCCTGTCGCCACGCTCAAGGACTTCGAGCAGACCGAGCCCAACGTCTGGTCGTTCAAGATCAACGGCCTGGTCGACGTTGATCATGCGATCATCCAGGAAGACCTCGCGCACGGCCAGCACGTCAAGCGCTTTCGTATCGAGTTCCCCGTGCCGCCGGGCATCCCGCTGTACGAAGGCCAGACCATCGGCCACAAGGCCATCTGCCAGTTCCCCCTCGTGCGGCGCAACAAAATGATCTTCCGCGTGCTCGAGGCCGACGGCCCCGTGCGGCTGCGCAGTCTGGAACTGCACGATAGTCGTATGAAGCAGTTGTGA
- a CDS encoding PQQ-binding-like beta-propeller repeat protein — MRWLTIAVLVALAGAARAEDWPTYRHDAQRSGFTADKVAMPLVEHWVFASALAPSPAWSDPPAEAIEGSLERPRMRFDDAFHVAAAGGKVFFGSSSENKIYAIDAAGGNIVWQFYTDGPVRMAPTVAGGKLYAGSDDGYVYCLDAQSGKELWRFQAAPETQTVVGAGKVTSLWPVRTGVVVVGGAAYFGAGIFPAEGCFVYAVDANTGKQLWVNNSFTDGGQANRSPQGYLLASADRLVFPTGRTMPMVFDRAGGELQFQPVIWRVNGLAGGTNNVLDGGTVITAAEQIFAWNLANGKNAYGEGRQQRMPGEGSRPLAVGADRFFSLNGMEAFATDRARWTKAIGLPNTHDVYRQALDALPGQIEQARKAGKTADVAKFEKQQVEFKGVLEKLKTDFDQLTLWHFPCKADDAIIATPDWAFIADGDEVFAVGAADGKKAWSAKVHGRARGLAVAGGRLYVSTDKGSVHCFASAAAPQKAPAAQAPAKGGDASQQAVSQIVTDGAPTRGFALVAGVSADFAVALARASELTIYMIAVDEKSAADARAALTDAGLYGRVIVRVAAPAQVPMPDYFANLIVSDGAAIGPQEILRTLKPCGGRAYVAGGDALGQTKLKVEKVGLYERAIRGELPGAGAWSAQYGNMANTACSGDDLVRGPMSVLWFGPPGPAQVPNRHEFAASPLSVGGRLLVPGPDSLAAYDVYNGLFLWSRKLPDFPRHPLIDGIPGGYVADADNIFIAQGASCLRLDAATGKTLATFALPGGGEVPKGQAAPVWGYVGCSGGVLYGTRGSLREADLIFAYDVAGGKLLWQRSVVRANPDNVCIAEGKLFFVDRGVTAEQIAQATQDVTKAPAPDRRGDTSADVRRVVALDAATGKELWQSPQYLSETVSVGRHNVRGRPLGVFGTIVGGDLIVQASNGVVLLCGQPWNGHFWTQFVRGEFDRRSLIALSAADGKRLWSGRKGYRSRPLIVGDMVIAEPWAHDLKTGKQIMRKHPVTGVESPWQFCRPGHHCGAVSAANHMLTFRSGSIALYDLESDFGTAHFGGQRLACWINAVAAGGVLAIPEGSNGCACPYGVQTTVVFKPAASQRLWGIFSAAGAMTPVKHLAINFGAPGDRRDANGVLWLAYPRPTMTLIPRIDYSDSLILKFGLGVKLPRRGGGLFNESPQAWDDKGSGVSMICASGVQGVDSITLPLGGVQRAYTVRLYFAEPQDIAPGQRVIDVSLQGKKVLAALDIAKETGGRRKGLVKEFKGIQAGGELSIGLEATKGQPLLCGVEVVAE, encoded by the coding sequence ATGCGATGGTTGACGATCGCCGTGCTCGTTGCCCTGGCCGGTGCGGCCCGGGCGGAAGACTGGCCGACATACCGCCATGACGCCCAGCGGTCGGGCTTCACGGCTGACAAGGTCGCGATGCCGCTGGTGGAGCACTGGGTGTTCGCATCGGCCCTGGCGCCGTCGCCGGCGTGGTCGGACCCGCCCGCCGAAGCCATCGAAGGTTCGCTCGAGCGCCCGCGGATGCGGTTCGACGACGCGTTTCACGTGGCGGCGGCGGGGGGCAAAGTGTTCTTCGGTTCATCGAGCGAGAACAAGATTTACGCCATCGACGCGGCTGGCGGGAACATCGTCTGGCAGTTCTACACCGACGGGCCGGTGCGGATGGCCCCGACGGTTGCCGGCGGCAAGCTCTACGCCGGCAGCGACGACGGGTACGTGTACTGCCTCGACGCCCAGAGCGGCAAAGAGCTCTGGCGCTTCCAGGCAGCGCCCGAAACGCAGACCGTCGTCGGCGCGGGCAAGGTCACGTCGTTGTGGCCGGTGCGCACCGGCGTGGTGGTCGTGGGCGGCGCGGCGTATTTCGGCGCGGGGATATTTCCGGCAGAGGGCTGCTTCGTCTACGCGGTCGATGCCAACACGGGCAAGCAGCTCTGGGTGAATAATTCCTTCACCGACGGCGGCCAGGCCAACCGCTCGCCGCAGGGGTATCTGCTGGCGTCGGCCGACCGGCTCGTGTTCCCGACGGGGCGGACGATGCCGATGGTCTTCGACCGCGCCGGCGGAGAGCTGCAGTTTCAGCCGGTGATCTGGCGCGTCAACGGCCTGGCCGGCGGCACGAACAACGTGCTTGACGGCGGGACGGTCATCACGGCTGCCGAGCAGATATTCGCCTGGAACCTGGCCAACGGCAAGAATGCCTATGGCGAAGGGCGTCAGCAGCGCATGCCGGGCGAGGGCTCGCGGCCGCTGGCGGTGGGGGCCGACCGCTTCTTTTCGCTCAACGGGATGGAGGCCTTCGCCACCGACCGCGCCCGCTGGACCAAGGCCATCGGCCTGCCCAACACGCACGACGTGTACCGCCAGGCACTCGATGCCCTGCCCGGGCAGATCGAGCAGGCCCGCAAGGCCGGCAAGACGGCCGACGTGGCGAAGTTCGAGAAACAGCAGGTCGAGTTTAAAGGCGTGCTGGAGAAGTTGAAGACGGATTTCGACCAACTGACGCTGTGGCATTTCCCCTGCAAGGCAGACGACGCGATTATCGCCACGCCGGACTGGGCGTTCATTGCCGATGGGGATGAGGTTTTCGCCGTCGGGGCCGCCGATGGCAAGAAAGCCTGGTCGGCGAAGGTACACGGTCGGGCGCGGGGGTTGGCGGTGGCGGGCGGGCGGCTGTACGTCAGCACCGACAAAGGCAGCGTGCATTGCTTCGCAAGCGCAGCGGCGCCGCAGAAGGCGCCGGCGGCGCAAGCGCCCGCGAAAGGCGGGGATGCATCCCAGCAAGCTGTCTCGCAGATTGTTACTGACGGTGCGCCCACGCGCGGTTTCGCGCTGGTTGCGGGAGTCAGCGCCGATTTCGCCGTCGCCCTGGCGCGGGCGAGCGAGTTGACCATTTACATGATCGCGGTCGACGAGAAATCCGCCGCCGATGCGCGGGCGGCGTTGACAGATGCGGGACTGTACGGTCGCGTGATCGTGCGTGTCGCCGCGCCCGCGCAGGTTCCCATGCCCGATTATTTCGCCAATCTGATCGTCAGCGACGGCGCGGCGATTGGGCCGCAGGAAATTCTGCGCACGCTCAAGCCTTGTGGCGGGCGGGCGTATGTCGCCGGCGGCGACGCGCTGGGGCAGACGAAGCTGAAGGTCGAGAAGGTCGGCCTGTACGAGCGTGCCATCCGCGGCGAACTGCCCGGGGCGGGGGCGTGGTCGGCGCAGTACGGCAATATGGCCAACACCGCCTGCAGCGGCGACGACCTGGTGCGCGGGCCCATGAGCGTGCTGTGGTTCGGCCCGCCGGGACCGGCCCAGGTGCCCAATCGCCATGAGTTTGCGGCCTCGCCGCTGAGCGTGGGCGGGCGGCTGCTGGTGCCCGGTCCGGACTCGCTGGCCGCGTACGACGTGTATAACGGTCTGTTCCTGTGGTCGAGAAAGCTGCCCGATTTCCCGCGGCATCCGCTGATCGACGGGATCCCCGGCGGGTATGTCGCGGATGCGGATAACATCTTTATCGCACAGGGCGCTTCCTGCCTGCGACTCGATGCAGCCACGGGCAAGACGCTGGCGACATTCGCACTGCCCGGCGGCGGGGAGGTGCCCAAGGGGCAGGCGGCGCCCGTCTGGGGCTACGTCGGCTGCAGTGGCGGCGTGTTGTACGGCACGCGCGGCAGCCTGCGCGAGGCGGACTTGATATTCGCCTACGACGTCGCCGGCGGCAAGCTGCTCTGGCAGCGCAGCGTCGTGCGGGCGAATCCGGATAACGTGTGCATTGCCGAGGGCAAGCTGTTCTTTGTGGACCGCGGCGTGACGGCCGAGCAGATCGCCCAGGCCACCCAAGACGTGACCAAGGCGCCCGCGCCCGACCGGCGCGGCGACACTTCGGCCGACGTGCGGCGCGTCGTTGCGCTCGACGCGGCAACGGGCAAGGAACTCTGGCAGAGCCCGCAGTATCTTTCGGAGACCGTCAGCGTCGGGCGGCACAACGTGCGCGGGCGGCCGCTGGGCGTCTTCGGAACCATCGTCGGCGGCGACCTGATCGTCCAGGCCAGCAACGGCGTGGTGCTGCTGTGCGGTCAACCTTGGAACGGGCACTTCTGGACGCAGTTCGTCCGCGGCGAGTTCGACCGCCGCAGCCTCATCGCCCTGTCGGCCGCCGACGGCAAGAGGCTCTGGTCCGGCCGCAAGGGCTACCGCAGCCGCCCGCTGATCGTGGGGGACATGGTGATCGCCGAACCGTGGGCGCACGATCTCAAGACCGGCAAGCAGATCATGCGCAAGCACCCGGTGACCGGCGTCGAGAGCCCCTGGCAATTCTGCCGCCCGGGTCATCACTGCGGGGCCGTCTCGGCAGCGAACCACATGCTGACCTTCCGCTCGGGCAGCATCGCCCTGTATGACCTGGAGTCGGATTTTGGGACCGCGCACTTCGGCGGACAGCGCCTGGCGTGCTGGATCAATGCCGTCGCGGCAGGGGGCGTGCTGGCGATTCCCGAGGGCAGCAACGGGTGCGCGTGCCCGTACGGCGTGCAGACGACGGTGGTATTCAAGCCCGCCGCCTCGCAGCGGTTGTGGGGCATCTTCTCGGCGGCCGGGGCGATGACCCCGGTGAAACATCTGGCGATCAACTTCGGCGCCCCCGGCGACCGGCGCGACGCCAACGGCGTGCTGTGGCTGGCGTACCCGCGGCCGACGATGACGCTGATCCCGCGCATCGATTACAGCGACTCGCTGATTTTGAAGTTCGGCCTGGGGGTCAAGCTGCCGCGCCGCGGCGGCGGGCTGTTCAACGAGAGCCCGCAGGCCTGGGACGACAAGGGCTCTGGCGTTTCGATGATCTGCGCCTCGGGCGTGCAGGGTGTGGACAGCATCACCTTGCCGCTGGGCGGGGTGCAGCGGGCGTACACCGTGCGGCTTTACTTCGCCGAGCCCCAGGACATCGCCCCCGGCCAGCGCGTGATCGACGTGAGCCTGCAGGGCAAGAAAGTTCTTGCCGCGCTGGACATCGCGAAGGAAACTGGCGGCCGCCGCAAGGGGCTGGTCAAGGAGTTCAAAGGCATCCAGGCCGGCGGCGAGTTGTCGATCGGCCTTGAAGCGACGAAAGGCCAGCCGCTGCTGTGCGGCGTGGAAGTTGTGGCTGAGTGA
- a CDS encoding AGE family epimerase/isomerase, protein MKAKYTELARQYRTTLLDDVIPFWTKNSIDRQCGGFFTCLDRDGSVYDTDKFIWLQARQVWIFSMLYNRLERRQEWLDIARGGADFLRKHGHDDGGNWYFSLARDGRPLVQPYNIFSDCFAAMAFGQFALAGGDDEAKLLAHKTYENILRRKANPKGKYAKAYPGTRPMMSLAVPMILSNLCLELEWMLPADSVAQTVEMCLREVFTQFLDKDRNILLENVAPDGTQVDSFDGRLINPGHGIEAMWFVMDIAARRGDGKLIEQAVDVMLSILKYGWDDQHGGIFYFLDSQGHPPDKLEWDQKLWWVHLETLVALAMGHRLTGRADCWTWYEKVHHWSWPRFADGNYGEWFGYLNRRGEVLLWLKGGKWKGCFHVPRAMYMCMREFEKLSE, encoded by the coding sequence ATGAAGGCGAAATACACCGAACTGGCCAGGCAGTATCGCACGACGCTGTTGGACGACGTGATTCCGTTCTGGACGAAGAACTCCATCGACCGCCAGTGCGGCGGGTTCTTTACTTGCCTCGACCGCGACGGCAGCGTGTACGACACCGACAAGTTCATCTGGCTGCAGGCGCGGCAGGTGTGGATCTTCTCCATGCTCTACAACCGCCTTGAACGCCGCCAGGAATGGCTGGACATCGCCCGCGGCGGGGCCGACTTCCTGCGAAAGCACGGCCACGACGACGGCGGCAACTGGTACTTCTCGCTCGCCCGCGACGGACGGCCGCTCGTGCAGCCGTACAACATCTTCTCCGACTGCTTCGCGGCGATGGCGTTTGGGCAGTTCGCCCTGGCCGGCGGCGATGACGAGGCCAAGCTTCTCGCGCATAAGACCTACGAAAACATCCTGCGCCGCAAGGCCAACCCCAAGGGCAAGTACGCCAAGGCGTATCCCGGCACGCGGCCGATGATGTCGCTGGCCGTGCCGATGATCCTGAGCAACCTGTGCCTGGAGCTGGAGTGGATGCTGCCGGCCGATTCGGTCGCCCAGACGGTCGAGATGTGCCTGCGCGAGGTCTTCACGCAGTTCCTGGACAAGGACCGCAACATCCTGCTGGAGAACGTGGCCCCGGACGGCACGCAGGTGGACAGCTTCGACGGGCGGCTGATCAACCCCGGCCACGGGATCGAGGCGATGTGGTTCGTGATGGACATCGCCGCGCGGCGCGGCGATGGCAAGCTGATCGAGCAGGCCGTCGACGTGATGCTGAGCATCCTCAAGTACGGCTGGGACGACCAGCACGGCGGCATCTTCTACTTTCTCGACAGCCAGGGCCATCCCCCCGACAAGCTCGAATGGGACCAGAAGCTCTGGTGGGTTCACCTCGAGACACTGGTGGCCCTGGCGATGGGCCATCGCCTCACCGGCCGGGCCGACTGCTGGACGTGGTACGAGAAGGTGCATCACTGGTCCTGGCCGCGCTTCGCCGACGGCAACTACGGCGAGTGGTTCGGCTACCTCAACCGCCGCGGCGAAGTGCTTCTCTGGCTCAAAGGCGGCAAGTGGAAAGGCTGCTTCCACGTCCCGCGAGCGATGTACATGTGCATGCGCGAGTTTGAAAAGCTGTCGGAGTAA
- a CDS encoding uroporphyrinogen decarboxylase family protein, with the protein MTDIYAPLPREEVIKAVERKGPCRIPMVRSRWWGEGLWEQYGERLRELEKYPEDFGEVMISPLNPHEMGLSWSARAGAGHDSNAVIPDWKHLDEFIAKLPDPENPALGLYGIEHVEENRRRNMYMLFGWWGLFFERPWSLRGMEGLMTDYYLHGDEVHRLHDALCTLYEGYIRRAIRTFKPDGFWTSDDLGNQRQLMMKPDHFREFLKPYYSRIGKLCRDNGMHFWLHSCGNNTEIMDDLIAAGVSVFHPVQKHTMDEAAVARRFGDRMTFLVGFDVQHILQEGTPDDVRAEVRHLIDTFDAPGGGMCMAAGNGIVRGTPFENIEAYLDESIRYGTAHRSRFTAEIAEDAEGGSENGMME; encoded by the coding sequence ATGACCGATATCTATGCTCCCCTCCCCCGTGAAGAAGTCATCAAGGCCGTGGAACGCAAAGGACCTTGTCGCATTCCCATGGTCCGCTCGCGATGGTGGGGCGAGGGGCTTTGGGAGCAGTATGGCGAGCGTCTGCGCGAGCTTGAGAAATATCCCGAGGATTTCGGCGAGGTCATGATCTCGCCCCTGAACCCGCACGAGATGGGCCTGTCCTGGAGCGCCCGCGCCGGGGCGGGGCACGACTCCAATGCCGTCATCCCCGACTGGAAACATCTCGACGAGTTCATCGCCAAGCTGCCCGACCCGGAGAACCCCGCCCTGGGGCTGTACGGCATCGAGCACGTCGAAGAGAACCGCCGCCGGAACATGTACATGCTATTCGGCTGGTGGGGGCTGTTCTTCGAACGCCCGTGGTCGCTGCGCGGGATGGAAGGGCTGATGACCGACTACTACCTCCACGGCGACGAGGTGCATCGCCTCCACGACGCCCTGTGTACGCTGTACGAGGGCTACATCCGCCGCGCCATCCGCACCTTCAAGCCCGACGGGTTCTGGACCAGCGACGACCTGGGCAACCAGCGCCAGCTCATGATGAAGCCCGACCACTTCCGCGAGTTTTTAAAACCGTACTACAGCCGCATCGGCAAGCTCTGCCGCGACAATGGCATGCACTTCTGGCTGCACTCCTGCGGCAATAACACCGAAATCATGGACGACCTGATCGCCGCCGGCGTGAGCGTCTTTCACCCCGTGCAGAAACACACGATGGACGAGGCCGCCGTCGCCCGCCGCTTCGGCGACCGTATGACCTTCCTGGTCGGATTCGACGTGCAGCACATCCTGCAGGAAGGCACGCCCGACGACGTCCGCGCCGAGGTGCGACACCTCATCGACACCTTCGACGCCCCCGGCGGCGGGATGTGCATGGCCGCCGGCAACGGCATCGTCCGAGGCACCCCCTTCGAGAACATCGAAGCCTACCTCGACGAATCCATCCGCTACGGCACCGCCCACCGCAGCCGGTTCACCGCAGAGATCGCAGAGGACGCGGAGGGGGGAAGTGAAAACGGAATGATGGAATAA